In Candidatus Eisenbacteria bacterium, a single genomic region encodes these proteins:
- a CDS encoding DUF3857 domain-containing protein: protein MRHLAWILLLSFSPALAAIDPPSVLDPEEAIALLAGADASRYAGNDRVVVFDRTEVDVEETGLSHRYDHRLVKVLDWSGARAQATLRFDYDPASNIVEILAVRIHRADSTIVDIDPASVVDATAPAHLIYWGGRMRVLGVGALEPGDGVETITYKKGFQIAYLDAETEDERYIPPMRGHFYEVLLFQEGLPLIEKSYTVHLPKDKPLQYSVYNGEVMSSLTFGEDAHIYRFWRANVPALKREPGMPDVSDVVPKVVMATVPDWEEKSRWFYAVNEDRDIFGWNLEIEEKVNEITRGLKTEDEKIAALLHWVAQNIRYSGLNMGEGEGYTLHPSTMTFRDRCGVCKDIAGMLVTMLRVAGYPTFAAMTMAGSRVEKIPADQFNHCVVALRKEDGSYLMLDPTWAPWNNPIWSRWEGEQHYVIGSPEGEDLMMIPAFAPEDNLLAIRSEAKILKDGALEGTLVLDGKGALDGRIRNAAADRAKRNVRLGIEEWLGAVSPDIELIEYRFTDPRDFTIDSSLRIRYRVPRFADLLGDDLVFRSPALRFIAENARLSRLAFLPDNEERTHGAFLWGPQRIAIDETVNLPSGYKAEEPEGTSVEEKIAAAKLSWEAKGGALVLKGETVIEKRQLTAEEYAGARKARNAVVDASNNELYAKR, encoded by the coding sequence ATGCGTCATCTCGCGTGGATACTGCTTCTCTCCTTCTCTCCCGCGCTCGCCGCCATCGATCCGCCGTCCGTTCTCGATCCTGAGGAAGCGATCGCCCTCCTCGCGGGCGCGGACGCCTCCCGGTACGCGGGGAACGACCGCGTGGTCGTCTTCGATCGGACGGAGGTCGACGTCGAGGAGACCGGTCTTTCCCATCGCTACGACCACCGTCTCGTGAAGGTGCTGGATTGGTCCGGCGCGCGCGCCCAGGCAACGCTCCGCTTCGACTACGATCCGGCGTCGAACATCGTCGAGATTCTCGCGGTGCGCATCCACCGCGCCGACTCGACCATCGTGGACATCGATCCGGCCTCCGTCGTCGACGCCACCGCACCCGCGCACCTCATCTATTGGGGCGGCCGCATGAGGGTGCTCGGAGTCGGCGCGCTCGAGCCGGGCGACGGGGTCGAGACGATCACCTACAAGAAAGGGTTCCAGATCGCCTATCTCGACGCGGAGACCGAGGACGAGCGCTATATCCCTCCGATGCGCGGCCACTTCTACGAGGTCCTTCTCTTCCAGGAAGGTCTTCCCCTGATCGAGAAGTCGTACACCGTTCATCTCCCGAAGGACAAGCCGCTCCAGTACTCGGTCTACAACGGCGAGGTGATGAGCAGTCTCACCTTCGGCGAGGATGCGCACATCTACCGCTTCTGGAGGGCAAACGTCCCCGCGCTGAAGCGCGAGCCGGGCATGCCGGACGTCTCGGACGTCGTCCCGAAAGTGGTGATGGCGACCGTGCCCGATTGGGAGGAGAAAAGCCGCTGGTTCTACGCCGTGAACGAGGATCGCGATATCTTCGGCTGGAACCTCGAGATCGAAGAAAAGGTGAACGAGATCACCCGCGGCTTGAAGACCGAGGACGAGAAGATCGCCGCACTCCTTCACTGGGTCGCGCAGAACATCCGTTATAGCGGCCTCAACATGGGAGAAGGAGAGGGGTACACGCTCCACCCGAGCACGATGACATTCCGCGACCGTTGCGGCGTGTGCAAGGACATCGCCGGAATGCTGGTCACGATGCTTCGCGTGGCCGGCTACCCGACGTTCGCGGCGATGACGATGGCGGGCTCGCGCGTCGAGAAGATTCCCGCGGACCAGTTCAACCACTGCGTGGTCGCTCTCCGGAAGGAGGACGGTTCGTATCTGATGCTCGATCCGACGTGGGCTCCGTGGAACAATCCGATTTGGAGCCGCTGGGAGGGCGAGCAGCACTACGTCATCGGATCTCCGGAAGGAGAGGATCTGATGATGATCCCCGCCTTCGCGCCCGAGGACAACCTCCTCGCCATCCGGAGCGAAGCGAAGATCCTGAAAGACGGCGCGCTCGAAGGAACCCTCGTTCTCGACGGGAAGGGGGCCCTGGACGGACGCATCCGGAACGCCGCGGCCGACCGAGCGAAGCGGAATGTCCGCTTGGGAATCGAGGAGTGGCTCGGCGCGGTTTCTCCCGACATCGAGCTGATCGAGTATCGCTTCACCGATCCGCGCGACTTCACGATCGACTCCTCGCTTAGGATCCGCTACCGGGTCCCGCGGTTCGCCGACCTTCTCGGAGACGATCTCGTCTTCCGCTCCCCCGCGCTCCGTTTCATCGCGGAGAACGCGAGGCTCTCGAGATTGGCGTTCCTGCCGGACAACGAGGAGCGCACGCACGGTGCGTTCCTGTGGGGCCCGCAGAGGATCGCGATCGACGAGACGGTGAACCTTCCCTCCGGCTACAAAGCCGAGGAACCGGAAGGGACTTCCGTCGAGGAGAAGATCGCGGCCGCCAAGCTGAGCTGGGAAGCGAAGGGCGGCGCGCTCGTCCTGAAGGGTGAAACGGTGATCGAGAAACGCCAGCTCACCGCCGAGGAGTATGCCGGCGCTCGAAAGGCCCGAAACGCCGTCGTGGATGCATCGAACAACGAACTCTATGCCAAGCGATAG
- a CDS encoding DUF3857 domain-containing protein, which produces MRNRIRLALALLFFASGAIAPLLAQSAGIGPLSDEEILRRVRTAPAENSKPDLDALVLFDGVFVSFRDGKAEMRRQRLTRIYTEWAMDELGDPRIAHDRSRQELVIHASRTVLADGRIVDAPENAFNDVTPDGLDRSTDHIDIREMVVTHTGLEPGAMVLLDWTVRDTVPREPHPGFAIFPHGSYPVLEMTIAAEGLHGEVVRPRDALFDIPDAGKEARHLVWRLDDLHAVPPLRGHEGDQLPWIALSPSESWDEVVGPVARSIENAAAEREGLSAAIEKVEKEKPLLGDREALERFAKMAADRTTLVAYGPCRYQLPPRSAQTLLERGTATPLERAVLLLAFCEERDLAAEIIFPGRWKDLPVRTPALGALGHPMLRVAGGHGEVWWVDPTDGAVAATPPFGSGIEYFIINGKEPVRERSPLHANRVEIAVYWDLVSGEGKCEGMVSGPHAADLGIENPESFIEKWLGEWSEDAEAAEVRIPESRPGRLIFSGSAKAPLSAPDDRGRILVALPVAPIAVGDLLPSPPNPAHGTSDRLLFSPAPVEVSVTWKLRAPQDRAVLPGESAEEVCAGGEFSFRRNGEGEIIEANYTLLWDGRSVGTDAYREFRAFRSRVLDERLTRIVLEAKEK; this is translated from the coding sequence GTGAGGAATCGAATTCGGCTCGCTCTTGCTCTTCTCTTCTTCGCTTCCGGCGCGATCGCCCCTCTCCTCGCGCAATCGGCGGGGATCGGCCCGCTCTCCGACGAGGAGATCCTTCGGCGCGTCCGAACGGCGCCCGCCGAGAACTCGAAGCCCGATCTCGACGCGCTCGTTCTCTTCGACGGCGTCTTCGTCTCGTTCCGGGACGGGAAGGCCGAGATGCGCCGCCAGCGTCTCACGAGGATCTACACCGAGTGGGCGATGGACGAGCTCGGGGATCCCCGCATCGCGCACGATCGAAGCCGCCAGGAGCTCGTGATTCACGCGAGCCGCACGGTTCTCGCGGACGGCCGGATCGTGGACGCACCCGAGAACGCGTTCAACGATGTGACGCCCGACGGGCTCGATCGTTCGACCGACCATATCGACATCCGCGAGATGGTCGTGACGCACACCGGGCTCGAACCGGGCGCGATGGTTCTTCTCGATTGGACGGTGCGCGACACGGTTCCGCGGGAACCGCACCCCGGTTTCGCGATCTTTCCTCACGGGAGCTACCCGGTCTTGGAGATGACGATCGCGGCCGAGGGTCTTCACGGCGAGGTCGTCCGTCCCCGCGACGCGCTCTTCGACATCCCCGACGCGGGCAAGGAGGCGAGACACCTCGTCTGGCGTCTCGACGACCTGCACGCCGTTCCTCCTCTCCGCGGGCACGAAGGGGATCAGCTCCCGTGGATCGCGCTCTCTCCCTCGGAGTCCTGGGACGAGGTCGTCGGCCCGGTCGCGAGAAGCATCGAGAACGCGGCGGCGGAAAGGGAAGGGCTCTCCGCGGCGATCGAGAAAGTGGAAAAGGAGAAGCCTCTTCTCGGGGACCGCGAGGCGCTGGAGCGGTTCGCCAAGATGGCGGCCGACCGAACGACGCTCGTTGCGTACGGGCCGTGTCGGTATCAGCTCCCGCCGAGAAGCGCGCAAACCCTCCTCGAGAGGGGCACCGCGACCCCGCTGGAAAGAGCCGTTCTTCTTCTCGCCTTCTGCGAGGAGCGCGATCTCGCGGCCGAAATCATCTTCCCCGGCCGGTGGAAGGATCTCCCGGTCCGAACTCCCGCGCTCGGGGCTTTGGGGCATCCGATGCTCCGCGTCGCGGGAGGGCACGGCGAGGTTTGGTGGGTCGATCCGACCGACGGAGCGGTCGCCGCGACCCCGCCGTTCGGTTCAGGGATCGAGTATTTCATAATCAATGGAAAGGAGCCCGTGCGGGAGCGGTCTCCCCTGCACGCGAACCGGGTCGAGATCGCCGTGTATTGGGACCTCGTCTCGGGAGAGGGGAAGTGCGAGGGGATGGTCTCGGGGCCGCACGCGGCGGATCTTGGCATCGAGAACCCCGAGAGCTTCATCGAGAAGTGGCTCGGGGAATGGAGCGAAGACGCGGAGGCGGCAGAGGTCCGCATCCCCGAATCGCGTCCCGGGCGCTTGATCTTCTCCGGAAGCGCGAAGGCGCCGCTTTCCGCTCCGGACGATCGGGGACGAATCCTCGTCGCTCTTCCCGTCGCGCCGATCGCCGTGGGGGATCTCCTCCCCTCGCCGCCGAACCCGGCTCACGGAACGTCCGACCGTCTCCTCTTCTCTCCCGCTCCGGTCGAGGTGAGCGTCACCTGGAAGCTGCGGGCGCCGCAAGACCGCGCGGTTCTCCCGGGCGAAAGCGCGGAGGAAGTGTGCGCGGGGGGCGAGTTCTCATTCCGGCGGAACGGAGAGGGAGAGATAATCGAGGCGAACTACACGCTTCTCTGGGACGGTCGGTCGGTCGGCACGGACGCCTACCGCGAGTTCCGCGCGTTCCGCTCCCGTGTTCTCGACGAGAGGCTGACGCGGATCGTGCTCGAGGCGAAGGAGAAGTAG
- a CDS encoding slipin family protein — protein sequence MYGPSLSIVLILLLMLFGSAVRVLREYERGVVFRLGRLVGSKGPGLVLLVPIIDRMVKVSLRVLAMDVPPQDVITRDNVSVKVNAVLYFQVMDAQKAIVAVEKFLYATSQMAQTTLRSVLGEHELDDLLANREKINQQLQQILDERTDPWGIKVVAVEVKDVDLPQEMQRAIARQAEAERERRAKVIHAEGEFQAAGKLTEAAHTIAAEPVAIQLRYLQTLTEISAEKNSTILFPIPIELLRGMIDSMDRSGRAPKG from the coding sequence ATGTACGGCCCCTCTCTCAGCATCGTCTTGATCCTCCTCCTCATGCTCTTCGGAAGCGCCGTCCGCGTTCTTCGCGAATACGAGCGCGGCGTCGTCTTTCGGCTCGGACGCCTCGTCGGCTCGAAAGGCCCAGGCCTTGTCCTTCTCGTCCCGATCATCGACCGGATGGTGAAGGTGTCGCTCCGCGTGCTCGCGATGGATGTCCCCCCGCAGGACGTGATCACACGCGACAACGTGAGCGTCAAGGTGAACGCCGTCCTCTACTTCCAGGTGATGGACGCCCAGAAGGCGATCGTCGCGGTGGAGAAGTTCCTCTACGCGACGTCGCAGATGGCGCAGACGACGCTCCGGAGCGTGCTCGGAGAACATGAGCTGGACGACCTTCTCGCGAACCGAGAGAAGATCAACCAGCAGCTTCAACAGATCCTCGATGAGAGAACCGATCCTTGGGGGATCAAGGTCGTGGCGGTCGAGGTGAAGGACGTCGACTTGCCTCAGGAGATGCAGCGGGCGATCGCCCGACAGGCGGAGGCGGAGCGGGAGCGCCGCGCGAAGGTGATTCACGCGGAAGGCGAGTTCCAGGCGGCCGGGAAGCTCACGGAGGCCGCTCATACGATCGCCGCGGAGCCGGTGGCGATCCAGCTCCGCTACCTGCAAACGCTGACCGAGATCTCGGCGGAGAAGAACTCGACGATCCTGTTCCCGATTCCGATCGAGCTCTTGCGCGGCATGATCGATAGCATGGACCGCTCGGGACGAGCCCCGAAGGGGTAG
- a CDS encoding nodulation protein NfeD produces the protein MESGSTDGKREGRMQFLTNRSARAAACAILFLAGLVLLPLPGVPSEDDSLTDAASPSGRPPRVLWVPFQGVIGTVASSFLVDAIDEAEKRSADAVVIELDTPGGLDTAMRDIVKRILSSEVPVIVYVSPSGSRAASAGAFIAMAAHAVAMAPGTNIGAAHPVNIGGAQMDSTLSDKATNDAVAYLRSIAEEKGRDPEWAERAVRASESTPANEAVAIGIADCVAASRAELFEKLDGMEVRDSEGEALVLSLRDPDVEEFSMSRRYRFLAFLNDPTVAYILLLLGFYGLFFEISSPGTVFPGVVGAICLVLALFALKSFSINYTGLLLMILGVGFFVAELFTPSFGVLTAGGVAALVLGSVLLFRSPAPFLRVSLAVVLPAVAVTVAFFVFALAMAFRTRRKKPTTGRRGLVGEIGVARTEIAPKGTVFVAGAHWSAVSDRPVAAGTRIVIEKVDGLVLEVRPADQERKDG, from the coding sequence ATGGAGAGCGGATCGACCGACGGAAAGCGAGAAGGACGCATGCAGTTCTTGACGAACCGGTCCGCCCGCGCCGCCGCGTGCGCGATTCTGTTTCTCGCGGGGCTCGTTCTTCTTCCCCTCCCGGGCGTTCCCTCGGAGGACGATTCCCTCACCGACGCGGCTTCTCCCTCCGGCCGCCCGCCGCGGGTGCTTTGGGTTCCGTTCCAGGGCGTGATCGGAACCGTCGCTTCGAGCTTTCTCGTCGACGCGATCGACGAAGCCGAGAAGCGCTCCGCGGACGCCGTCGTGATCGAGCTCGACACGCCGGGCGGGCTCGACACGGCGATGCGCGACATCGTGAAGCGGATTCTCTCGAGCGAGGTTCCGGTCATCGTCTATGTTTCCCCGAGCGGATCGAGAGCGGCCTCGGCCGGCGCCTTCATCGCGATGGCCGCGCACGCCGTCGCGATGGCCCCCGGAACGAACATCGGAGCCGCGCATCCGGTGAACATCGGCGGCGCCCAAATGGACTCCACCCTCTCCGACAAGGCGACGAACGACGCGGTGGCGTATCTCCGGAGCATCGCCGAGGAGAAGGGCCGCGACCCGGAATGGGCGGAGCGAGCGGTGCGCGCGAGCGAATCGACCCCGGCGAACGAGGCGGTCGCGATCGGAATCGCCGATTGCGTCGCCGCGAGCCGCGCGGAGCTCTTCGAGAAGCTCGACGGCATGGAGGTCCGCGATTCGGAGGGCGAAGCCCTCGTGCTCTCGCTGCGGGACCCCGACGTCGAGGAGTTCTCGATGAGCCGGCGCTATCGCTTCCTCGCCTTTCTGAACGATCCCACGGTCGCCTACATCCTCCTCCTTCTCGGTTTCTACGGTTTGTTCTTCGAGATCTCCTCTCCTGGAACGGTCTTCCCGGGCGTGGTCGGAGCGATCTGTCTGGTGCTCGCTCTCTTCGCGCTAAAAAGTTTCTCCATCAACTACACGGGGCTTCTTCTCATGATTCTCGGCGTCGGTTTCTTCGTGGCGGAGCTGTTCACCCCGAGCTTTGGAGTGCTGACCGCGGGCGGTGTCGCGGCCCTCGTCTTGGGGTCGGTTCTCCTCTTCCGCTCTCCGGCTCCGTTCCTGCGCGTTTCGCTCGCGGTGGTTCTCCCGGCGGTGGCGGTGACCGTCGCGTTCTTCGTCTTCGCCCTCGCGATGGCCTTCCGGACGAGGCGGAAGAAGCCGACGACCGGGCGGCGCGGCCTCGTCGGGGAGATCGGCGTCGCCCGCACCGAGATCGCGCCGAAGGGGACCGTGTTCGTCGCGGGCGCGCACTGGTCGGCCGTGTCGGATCGGCCGGTTGCGGCCGGAACGAGGATCGTCATCGAAAAGGTGGACGGTTTGGTTCTCGAGGTCCGTCCGGCGGACCAGGAAAGAAAGGACGGGTAG
- a CDS encoding deoxyguanosinetriphosphate triphosphohydrolase, with translation MRWERLLAEERLGGGRSPSGDARSGFQRDYDRIVFSSAFRRLHDKTQVFPMPENDHVHSRLTHSLEVSCVGRSLGTLVGARLAEKHGLGPIAAPRDFGDIVAAACLAHDIGNPPFGHSGEDAIRTWFRDPERFRNARLADAESEDFKRFEGNAQGLRVLTRLQMARGRGGLRLTYAALGAFCKYPRESLLEEDPGPRRSARKFGVFQSEKEIFRTAADALGLLPLSEKSAWWCRHPLAFLVEAADDICYQILDLEDGFRLGKIRYDDARDLLEAIAGEGESPSPADRDDEKSVVGYLRARSIDVLVREAADLFLREEAGILEGAFDRALVDAIPSKEKIDAITALVARRCYQCEEVLEIEIAGYEAIGALLDRLVGAALRPAHPEYERIRAWMPELFPESASDYEKILRVTDFVSGMTDGYAVSLFRRLSGISLPR, from the coding sequence ATGCGTTGGGAACGGCTTCTCGCCGAGGAACGGCTCGGCGGAGGCCGCTCGCCGTCCGGGGACGCGCGAAGCGGGTTCCAGAGGGATTACGATCGCATCGTCTTCTCTTCCGCGTTCCGGAGGCTGCACGACAAAACGCAGGTCTTCCCGATGCCGGAGAACGACCACGTCCACTCCCGCCTCACGCACAGCCTCGAGGTGAGCTGCGTGGGGAGAAGCCTCGGCACCCTCGTCGGGGCGCGCCTCGCCGAGAAGCACGGCCTCGGCCCGATCGCGGCTCCCCGCGATTTCGGGGACATCGTCGCCGCCGCGTGCTTGGCGCACGACATCGGGAACCCTCCCTTCGGCCATTCGGGAGAGGACGCGATCCGCACGTGGTTCCGGGATCCGGAGCGGTTCCGGAACGCGCGCCTCGCGGACGCGGAAAGTGAAGACTTCAAGCGTTTCGAAGGGAACGCGCAGGGACTTCGCGTTCTCACGCGTCTTCAGATGGCGAGGGGGCGGGGCGGCCTGCGTCTTACCTACGCCGCCCTCGGCGCGTTCTGCAAGTATCCGCGGGAATCGCTTCTCGAGGAGGACCCGGGGCCCCGCCGGAGCGCGCGGAAGTTCGGCGTCTTCCAAAGCGAGAAGGAGATCTTCCGGACGGCGGCGGACGCGCTCGGGCTCCTTCCCCTCTCGGAGAAGAGCGCGTGGTGGTGCCGCCATCCTCTCGCCTTCCTCGTCGAGGCGGCCGACGACATCTGCTACCAGATCCTCGATCTCGAGGACGGGTTTCGCCTCGGAAAGATCCGCTACGATGACGCGCGCGATCTTCTGGAGGCGATCGCGGGAGAAGGCGAGAGCCCATCTCCCGCGGACCGGGACGATGAGAAATCGGTCGTCGGTTATCTCCGCGCCCGCTCGATCGACGTCTTGGTTCGCGAGGCGGCGGATCTCTTCCTTCGCGAGGAGGCGGGGATTCTGGAGGGCGCGTTCGATCGAGCCTTGGTGGACGCGATCCCGTCCAAAGAGAAGATCGACGCGATCACCGCTCTCGTTGCGCGCCGGTGCTACCAGTGCGAGGAAGTGCTGGAGATCGAGATCGCCGGCTACGAGGCGATCGGCGCGCTGCTCGATCGGCTCGTCGGCGCCGCGCTCCGGCCCGCGCATCCCGAGTACGAACGGATCCGCGCCTGGATGCCGGAGCTCTTCCCGGAATCGGCGAGCGACTACGAGAAGATCCTCCGCGTGACCGATTTCGTCTCCGGCATGACCGACGGCTACGCGGTCTCCCTCTTCCGCCGTCTGTCCGGAATCTCTCTTCCGCGGTGA